The following proteins are encoded in a genomic region of Dyadobacter sp. UC 10:
- a CDS encoding YciI family protein has product MNEFLIAIHRDLKSKDASPSPEQMQAAIKPFQDWIGGIAAQNKLVAPPKRWDLDGRVVTKDNTVLNGPYAEIKESIGGLFFIRANDYDEAVEIAKGCPVLQWGASVEVRMVVG; this is encoded by the coding sequence ATGAACGAATTCCTCATAGCAATCCACCGGGACCTCAAAAGCAAAGACGCAAGCCCGTCGCCCGAACAAATGCAGGCTGCCATTAAGCCTTTTCAGGACTGGATCGGAGGTATAGCTGCCCAGAACAAACTGGTAGCTCCCCCAAAACGCTGGGACCTCGACGGCCGGGTAGTAACCAAAGACAATACCGTCCTGAACGGACCTTATGCCGAGATCAAAGAATCCATCGGCGGCCTGTTCTTCATCCGCGCCAATGATTATGACGAAGCCGTAGAAATCGCCAAAGGCTGCCCGGTTTTACAATGGGGCGCTTCGGTG